In the genome of Streptomyces sp. NBC_00190, one region contains:
- a CDS encoding carboxypeptidase regulatory-like domain-containing protein: protein MFGHVRSLHDKDPILMIKVSVYRGDLTAIDHVFTNDEGRYDVEIPAGATVTVRFDTHHSLNNAEDWQPSVVANVVASDDTPLDRYLVRRGHDSDAVSAMDALSGYLIAAASSDVEGDAQYADTAVKRLAMLKQHTRVLQDLQQKLLDHFAEQA, encoded by the coding sequence ATGTTCGGACATGTGCGATCACTCCATGACAAAGATCCGATCCTCATGATCAAGGTCAGCGTCTATCGCGGTGATCTGACGGCCATCGACCACGTCTTCACCAACGACGAGGGCCGATACGACGTGGAAATTCCCGCGGGCGCGACGGTCACCGTGCGGTTCGACACGCATCACTCGCTCAACAACGCGGAGGATTGGCAGCCGTCGGTGGTCGCGAACGTCGTTGCCAGCGACGACACTCCCTTGGACCGGTACCTGGTTCGACGAGGTCATGATTCCGACGCGGTGTCGGCCATGGACGCGCTGAGCGGATATCTGATCGCCGCGGCATCGAGTGACGTCGAGGGGGACGCGCAGTACGCGGACACGGCGGTGAAGCGCCTTGCGATGCTCAAACAGCACACCCGGGTGCTCCAGGACCTCCAGCAAAAGCTCCTCGACCACTTCGCTGAGCAGGCGTAG